Proteins encoded within one genomic window of Empedobacter falsenii:
- a CDS encoding metal-dependent hydrolase: protein MNETVTVDEAISKGHRMITYPVLAITIGIFGITFYLGSQKFIPTWGFPVGFIFAMVVSWLWWSFMITKWRIWAFENVRNIHELKKRAIQEKLICSDNSIFGKTEIRTTKDVEKLNTLSNKFNQEDVFQDDLTISNETIIYYAKGKNFVEMAIMCISFGFGVYLLLIDHSYTVGSIFSIAGAFCAYKNYKEATNKEPQIIINDKGIKTISTDFYNWDDIYNEEAISKSSGKHTSYYLSYYHPDGAERLLIDDYNTDIRSLNKLLILYRGRSKKTISNR, encoded by the coding sequence ATGAACGAAACTGTAACAGTTGACGAAGCTATTTCAAAAGGACATAGAATGATTACTTATCCTGTTTTAGCAATTACCATTGGGATTTTTGGAATTACATTTTATTTAGGTAGCCAAAAATTTATTCCTACTTGGGGATTTCCTGTTGGTTTTATCTTTGCAATGGTTGTTAGTTGGTTATGGTGGAGTTTTATGATTACGAAATGGAGAATTTGGGCTTTTGAGAATGTTAGAAATATTCATGAACTAAAGAAACGAGCAATTCAAGAAAAATTAATTTGCTCAGACAATAGTATTTTCGGAAAGACAGAAATTCGTACTACAAAAGACGTAGAAAAATTAAATACGCTGTCAAATAAATTCAATCAAGAAGATGTTTTTCAAGATGATTTGACGATTTCTAACGAAACAATTATTTATTATGCAAAAGGTAAAAATTTTGTTGAGATGGCGATTATGTGTATCTCTTTTGGTTTTGGTGTCTATTTGCTTCTAATAGATCATAGTTATACTGTTGGTTCTATTTTTTCTATTGCAGGTGCGTTTTGTGCTTACAAGAACTATAAAGAGGCAACTAACAAAGAACCTCAAATCATAATTAATGACAAAGGAATTAAAACAATATCAACAGATTTTTATAATTGGGACGATATTTATAATGAAGAAGCCATTAGCAAAAGTTCAGGAAAACATACGAGTTATTACTTAAGTTATTATCACCCAGATGGTGCAGAACGTTTGTTAATTGACGATTATAATACGGATATAAGAAGTTTGAATAAATTACTGATTTTATATCGTGGTAGAAGTAAGAAAACAATATCAAACCGATAA
- a CDS encoding helix-turn-helix domain-containing protein produces the protein MKNDLFSQNDGEALKDMKLLLLEFQKTFLLLEESQKFYDNADLKSLLNVSDKTLYRMRKTNKIPYIKFGNKFYYPKQFFNQMAL, from the coding sequence ATGAAAAATGATTTATTTTCACAAAATGATGGAGAGGCATTGAAGGATATGAAACTCCTGCTACTAGAATTCCAAAAAACTTTTCTACTGTTAGAAGAAAGTCAGAAATTCTATGATAATGCAGACCTGAAAAGTTTGCTTAACGTGAGTGACAAAACGTTGTATCGGATGAGGAAAACGAATAAGATTCCTTATATTAAGTTTGGAAATAAATTCTATTATCCAAAACAGTTTTTTAACCAAATGGCTCTTTGA
- a CDS encoding DUF6266 family protein: MAEIKKGILGGFSGKVGTVVGVNWRGKDIIRSLPKKSKKRPTDLQLMQQIKFKKVIGFLQPIRPVLNLYFGNRVGLKSRYNIATSYTLSNALDMVNDLPVIVLERVLVSKGDLVGFLQPTIDTAGGDTFQMNWEDNSGQGNAQPSDLVNVICYCEELNSFEVFQNIENRNSMIIDIALPTYYNGKKVNFWAFLNSETKAMASTSIYLGEHTVV, translated from the coding sequence ATGGCAGAAATTAAAAAAGGAATCCTTGGTGGATTCTCAGGAAAAGTGGGAACTGTAGTAGGCGTTAATTGGCGTGGCAAAGACATTATTCGCAGTTTACCAAAAAAATCGAAAAAGCGACCTACTGATTTGCAATTGATGCAGCAGATCAAATTCAAGAAAGTGATTGGTTTCTTGCAACCAATTCGTCCAGTTCTTAATCTGTATTTTGGGAATAGAGTTGGGTTAAAATCGCGCTACAACATTGCGACGTCTTATACGCTGAGCAATGCATTGGACATGGTGAATGATTTGCCTGTTATTGTGTTGGAGCGTGTGTTGGTATCAAAAGGTGATCTGGTTGGCTTTTTGCAACCTACGATAGATACGGCTGGTGGGGATACTTTCCAAATGAATTGGGAAGATAATTCTGGGCAAGGCAATGCGCAGCCTTCGGATCTTGTGAATGTTATTTGCTATTGTGAAGAACTAAATTCGTTTGAAGTATTTCAAAATATTGAGAATCGTAATTCTATGATTATAGATATTGCTTTACCAACCTATTACAATGGCAAAAAGGTTAACTTTTGGGCGTTTCTGAATAGTGAAACAAAGGCGATGGCGAGTACCAGTATCTACCTTGGCGAGCATACAGTTGTATAA
- a CDS encoding alpha/beta fold hydrolase — protein MQSLQQLTIPVWPLEDNTILNNVSVTFQLFGLPLGTAPVILINHSLHGDSDCTYHWDGVMGKNKAIDLNEYTVICIDIPGNGVSQTIKYDYIPRDHITARDVAVLFWLTLFELEVDEIFAIIGADLGGGLAWEMACLFPNKVLNIIPIAASPKTTDWLVKEPTAKSEYLKSIFYSIDISRNRGDILQVSQYIKSKIHVIYVKDGNLFNKAELKRYYAKLQEFNKHVQFHEIEQIENNELLKANIDEVEKIVDGILEKEFINNVA, from the coding sequence ATGCAAAGTTTACAACAATTAACGATCCCAGTTTGGCCCTTAGAGGACAACACAATCTTAAACAATGTTTCGGTAACATTTCAACTTTTTGGACTTCCATTAGGAACAGCTCCAGTCATTTTGATTAACCATTCCTTACACGGAGATTCAGATTGTACCTATCATTGGGATGGGGTCATGGGGAAAAACAAAGCAATTGATCTTAATGAGTATACGGTAATCTGTATAGATATTCCTGGAAATGGCGTTTCCCAAACCATAAAGTACGACTATATTCCACGCGATCACATTACAGCACGCGATGTAGCGGTGTTGTTTTGGTTGACGTTATTTGAATTGGAAGTAGACGAGATTTTTGCCATTATTGGTGCAGACTTAGGTGGAGGATTAGCGTGGGAAATGGCTTGTTTGTTTCCGAATAAGGTGCTGAATATTATTCCGATAGCAGCAAGTCCTAAGACAACAGATTGGTTGGTAAAAGAGCCAACTGCCAAAAGCGAATACCTGAAATCTATTTTTTATTCGATAGATATATCACGCAATAGAGGCGATATATTGCAAGTTTCGCAATACATCAAATCGAAGATACATGTGATTTATGTGAAGGACGGAAACTTGTTCAACAAAGCAGAATTGAAACGTTATTACGCCAAACTGCAAGAGTTTAACAAACATGTGCAGTTTCATGAAATAGAACAAATAGAAAACAACGAATTATTGAAAGCCAATATCGATGAGGTTGAAAAAATAGTAGATGGCATCCTCGAAAAAGAGTTTATTAATAATGTCGCATAA
- a CDS encoding PaaI family thioesterase, with translation MTSEKRELVEASFNRSETLKFYNASLIECETDYVSIKIPKQEMMTRKHGMFNGAMIASLVDVSSGYAAVSHYDDDCYVVTVELKVNYLRPALGDYLLSKAYVIKGGKKISTIRTEIFVVNETTNKETHAATSLVTMMRIK, from the coding sequence ATGACGTCAGAAAAAAGAGAATTAGTAGAAGCAAGTTTTAATCGTTCGGAAACCTTAAAATTTTATAACGCATCACTTATCGAATGCGAAACAGACTATGTTTCGATTAAGATTCCGAAACAAGAAATGATGACACGTAAACACGGAATGTTTAATGGTGCTATGATTGCTTCTTTGGTTGATGTTTCATCTGGTTATGCTGCTGTTTCTCACTATGACGACGATTGTTATGTGGTAACAGTTGAGTTAAAAGTGAATTATTTACGACCTGCTTTGGGTGATTATTTACTATCAAAAGCCTATGTGATAAAAGGCGGAAAAAAGATAAGCACCATACGCACAGAGATTTTTGTGGTTAACGAAACAACGAACAAAGAAACGCATGCTGCTACTTCTTTGGTAACTATGATGAGAATAAAATGA
- a CDS encoding DUF4269 domain-containing protein → MMQNFLTIDYLEHGNEIQHNVFHLLRNHQILEKLDTYKPIVVGTIPIEINIENSDIDIIGETSNFEKATNHLTENFSHYIEFKIDQLINNNETCLTCNFRIDTFEIEIYLENKIPTEQNAYRHMLIEAKLLEKFDESFKNKIIELKKNGYKTEPAFAKVLELKGNPYLALLEYEVD, encoded by the coding sequence ATGATGCAAAATTTTCTTACCATTGATTATTTAGAACACGGAAATGAAATACAACACAATGTGTTTCATTTGTTGCGCAATCATCAAATTTTAGAAAAACTTGACACATACAAACCTATTGTAGTAGGTACAATTCCGATTGAAATCAATATTGAAAATAGTGACATTGATATTATTGGTGAAACATCTAATTTTGAAAAGGCCACAAATCATTTAACAGAGAATTTTTCTCATTATATTGAATTCAAAATAGATCAATTAATAAACAATAACGAAACTTGTTTGACGTGTAATTTTAGAATTGATACGTTTGAAATTGAGATTTATTTAGAGAATAAGATTCCAACCGAACAAAATGCCTATCGACATATGCTCATTGAGGCGAAACTACTTGAAAAATTTGACGAGTCATTCAAAAACAAAATCATCGAACTTAAAAAGAATGGTTACAAAACTGAACCTGCTTTTGCAAAAGTTCTTGAGTTAAAAGGTAATCCATATCTCGCCTTATTGGAGTATGAAGTAGATTAA
- a CDS encoding VOC family protein codes for MKIRELQLYTNELEKTKSFYTTILAFELIEENENQFSLQVGWTRLTFIKSNEEHIYHFSFLVCKNQFEKAFNWIQNKTKILNTDADQHIANFENWNAQSFYFYDGARNLAEMITHYNLAYENDVEFDQHSILGISEIGLPTTDIEATNLVLEEKTTSKFWKGDFETFGTNGSDEGKILLPNYFIKTTWFPTTDTITPTPFTAILENENHYSKVIFNNNKLNISNLAIL; via the coding sequence ATGAAAATAAGAGAATTACAATTATATACAAACGAGTTAGAAAAAACGAAATCATTTTATACGACTATTTTAGCTTTTGAGTTAATTGAAGAAAACGAAAATCAGTTTAGTTTACAAGTTGGTTGGACAAGATTAACTTTTATAAAATCGAACGAAGAACATATTTATCATTTCAGTTTTTTAGTTTGTAAAAATCAATTCGAAAAGGCATTTAATTGGATACAAAATAAAACTAAAATCCTAAACACCGATGCTGATCAACATATTGCAAACTTCGAAAATTGGAATGCACAATCTTTTTATTTCTATGATGGAGCTAGAAATCTTGCTGAGATGATTACACATTATAATTTAGCTTATGAGAACGATGTAGAATTTGATCAACATTCTATTTTAGGAATTTCTGAAATTGGTTTACCTACAACTGATATTGAAGCTACCAATCTGGTATTAGAAGAGAAAACAACATCTAAATTCTGGAAAGGAGATTTTGAAACTTTTGGTACTAATGGTTCAGATGAAGGGAAAATATTATTACCAAATTACTTTATTAAAACAACTTGGTTTCCTACAACTGATACAATAACTCCTACTCCATTTACAGCTATTTTGGAAAATGAAAATCATTATTCAAAAGTAATTTTCAATAATAATAAATTAAATATATCTAATCTTGCCATTTTATAA
- a CDS encoding AEC family transporter, which translates to MVNFILIAVCIIAGMVFKATKSIHPDAHKGINTWILYLALPAVSFKYLQKVEWSQEMLFPIFSTVIIAVGSLFYMKFYSKAKGYSERSRRTLELASGYSNTSFIGFPLISAFYGEKYLSIAIICDQTMFLCLSTIGIVSALKGGSNGSGAIDSKFILKRLFTFPPFLGCISALILSQFIDLSPAEPFFDKLAATVGPLALFSVGLQLKFNGWRKLWSQISMSMVYKLMIAPAVVMLLAIVIGIKGDVAKISIFEAAMPTLVTSSIIAEQFKLNTKLTNLTIGISIIVGFFTAAFWYEMIQLFIQ; encoded by the coding sequence ATGGTAAACTTTATATTAATCGCAGTCTGTATAATCGCCGGAATGGTGTTTAAAGCAACAAAATCTATACATCCTGATGCTCATAAAGGGATCAATACATGGATTTTATATTTGGCTTTACCAGCAGTCTCGTTTAAGTATTTACAAAAAGTAGAATGGTCGCAAGAGATGCTATTTCCTATCTTTTCGACTGTCATTATAGCCGTTGGAAGTTTGTTTTATATGAAATTCTACAGCAAAGCAAAAGGGTATTCGGAGCGTTCGAGAAGAACATTAGAATTGGCAAGCGGCTATAGCAATACATCTTTTATTGGTTTCCCTTTGATCTCAGCATTTTATGGAGAAAAGTATTTGAGTATTGCTATTATTTGTGATCAAACCATGTTTTTATGCTTGTCAACCATCGGAATAGTTTCTGCGTTAAAAGGCGGAAGTAATGGATCTGGAGCAATAGATTCTAAATTTATCTTGAAACGATTATTTACTTTCCCACCATTTTTGGGTTGTATTAGTGCATTGATTTTATCTCAATTTATCGACTTATCTCCTGCCGAACCATTCTTCGACAAATTAGCTGCAACCGTAGGTCCATTGGCTTTATTTTCGGTTGGATTGCAATTAAAGTTTAATGGTTGGAGAAAATTATGGTCACAAATTTCGATGTCTATGGTTTACAAATTAATGATTGCGCCTGCAGTTGTAATGCTTTTAGCCATCGTAATTGGAATAAAAGGTGATGTGGCTAAAATCTCTATTTTTGAAGCTGCAATGCCTACATTAGTGACATCGAGTATTATTGCGGAACAATTTAAACTCAACACCAAACTAACCAATTTGACTATTGGTATCAGTATTATTGTAGGCTTTTTTACAGCTGCTTTTTGGTATGAAATGATACAATTGTTTATTCAGTAG
- a CDS encoding dienelactone hydrolase family protein: MKNVIQCLFLIVLMMNTTHAQNLKQVAYKDGSQKLNGLVTDNTTKKSPGVLILPAWKGADNEAKQAAIDLAKEGYIAFVADIYGEGNNPKDNAEAAKIAGKYKSDYAAYQKRIDLALKELIKAGADPSKIAVIGYCFGGTGALEAARAQLAVVGVVSIHGGLAKDLARKNIPLKTKVLIEHPAEDESVKPEDISNLVIEMNEGKTDWQMITYANSKHTFTNPESPDYNKLMADRAWKHTLLFLEEVLK, encoded by the coding sequence ATGAAAAATGTAATTCAATGTTTATTTTTAATTGTATTGATGATGAATACGACACATGCGCAAAACCTAAAACAAGTTGCTTATAAAGATGGTTCGCAAAAATTGAACGGTTTAGTAACTGATAACACAACAAAGAAAAGTCCAGGAGTTTTGATTTTACCGGCTTGGAAAGGAGCTGATAACGAAGCAAAACAAGCTGCAATAGATTTAGCAAAAGAAGGCTATATTGCGTTTGTTGCAGATATTTATGGAGAAGGAAACAATCCGAAAGATAATGCGGAAGCGGCCAAAATAGCAGGAAAATACAAGTCTGATTATGCAGCTTATCAAAAACGAATTGATTTGGCGTTGAAAGAGTTAATCAAAGCTGGTGCAGATCCAAGTAAAATTGCTGTAATTGGTTATTGTTTTGGAGGAACAGGCGCATTAGAAGCTGCTCGTGCACAATTAGCTGTTGTTGGCGTTGTTTCTATTCATGGTGGATTAGCAAAAGATTTGGCTCGAAAAAATATTCCTCTTAAAACAAAAGTTTTGATTGAACATCCTGCTGAAGATGAATCTGTAAAACCCGAAGATATTTCGAATTTAGTAATTGAAATGAACGAAGGAAAAACAGATTGGCAAATGATTACTTACGCAAATTCAAAACACACGTTTACCAATCCAGAATCACCTGATTACAATAAATTAATGGCAGATAGAGCTTGGAAACATACATTATTGTTTTTAGAAGAAGTATTGAAATAA
- a CDS encoding putative signal transducing protein, whose translation MELITLKTFESPIEAHILRSKLESEQIDAFVFDEHSVGMNQFLSNAIGGVKVKIKKEDTDRAMKVLEEIDASNYTNDLDEILVCPKCGSNEYYSNYKSMKGGKGLLSLLSSIIFWVYPIYYKNVFKCKKCGEEFNGLQ comes from the coding sequence ATGGAACTTATTACATTAAAAACATTTGAAAGCCCTATTGAAGCACATATTTTACGTTCGAAATTAGAAAGTGAACAAATTGATGCTTTTGTTTTTGATGAACATTCGGTTGGGATGAATCAGTTTTTATCGAATGCAATTGGTGGTGTGAAAGTAAAAATTAAGAAAGAAGATACTGATCGTGCCATGAAAGTTTTAGAAGAAATTGATGCTTCAAATTACACCAATGATTTGGATGAAATTCTTGTTTGTCCAAAATGTGGAAGCAATGAGTATTACAGCAATTACAAGTCAATGAAAGGTGGAAAAGGCTTACTTTCTTTATTATCTTCTATCATATTTTGGGTCTACCCTATTTACTACAAAAACGTGTTCAAATGTAAGAAGTGTGGTGAAGAATTTAATGGTTTACAATAA
- a CDS encoding beta-ketoacyl-ACP synthase III: protein MVVDFTKKIFAHISAIGGYVPENKRTNSDLEKITDTSDEWIVKRTGIKERRILEEGLATSDMAVSAIQNLIDTYKKDIKDVDALIVATSTPDMLMPATANIVCEKLGIENVWAFDMNAACSGFLYALDMGASLIESRRYKNVLVIGADKISAYVDIKDRSTNILFGDGAGVVWLEPTNEEGILDALLQSNGTGKEFLNIEGGGSLYPASSQLLVDEKRYIRQDGKIVFKNAIQSMSDTCVNVLKRNDFSVEDVNWLVPHQANKRIIDAVGNEINIEEGKTLINIENYGNTIAATIPLCIWENTSKLKKGDLLMLTAFGAGFSWGASLLRWTI, encoded by the coding sequence ATGGTGGTAGATTTTACAAAAAAAATATTTGCACATATTTCAGCAATCGGTGGTTATGTGCCAGAGAATAAACGAACTAATTCCGATTTAGAAAAGATTACAGACACTTCTGATGAATGGATTGTAAAAAGAACGGGAATTAAAGAACGTCGTATTTTAGAGGAAGGTTTAGCGACTTCTGATATGGCGGTTAGTGCAATTCAGAATTTAATTGATACATACAAAAAAGACATCAAAGATGTTGATGCGTTGATTGTTGCGACTTCTACACCAGATATGTTGATGCCTGCTACAGCGAATATTGTATGCGAAAAGTTAGGAATAGAGAATGTTTGGGCATTTGATATGAATGCAGCTTGTTCTGGATTTTTGTACGCGTTGGACATGGGCGCTTCGTTGATTGAAAGCAGACGTTACAAAAATGTTTTGGTAATTGGTGCTGATAAAATCAGCGCGTATGTAGACATCAAAGATCGTTCGACAAATATTTTGTTTGGAGATGGAGCTGGAGTAGTTTGGTTAGAGCCTACAAACGAAGAAGGAATTTTAGACGCTTTGTTACAGAGTAACGGAACAGGAAAAGAATTCTTGAATATAGAAGGAGGTGGTTCTCTGTATCCAGCGAGTTCACAGTTGTTGGTTGATGAAAAACGTTACATTAGACAAGATGGGAAAATTGTATTCAAAAATGCAATTCAATCGATGAGTGATACGTGTGTCAATGTTTTGAAACGCAACGATTTTTCTGTAGAAGATGTAAATTGGTTGGTTCCGCATCAAGCAAATAAACGAATTATTGACGCTGTTGGTAATGAAATTAATATTGAAGAAGGTAAAACTTTAATCAATATTGAGAATTACGGAAACACAATTGCAGCGACGATTCCGTTATGTATTTGGGAAAATACATCAAAATTAAAGAAAGGAGATTTATTGATGTTGACAGCCTTTGGCGCAGGTTTCTCTTGGGGTGCAAGCTTATTGCGTTGGACAATTTAA
- a CDS encoding helix-turn-helix domain-containing protein, producing the protein MSDYIQLYSIDNILRTYKEEATDRRLAIFDVGPENNYYFVKRKPYKFTSLGLILITAGTCEITVNLEPTLIKRDDIIVVLPGQLFEIIEHSVDFAVQAIFIDSDLIIEAGFHVKSNNLVEFLSSKYPKIISLDKKIVRDMRYNLNKISKYTIKNENIFAKDLVLHHFSVLMYEMGNYYNQAVMAKSTTKEVRKEELAKQFLYLVSTHFRRQRNVQFYADEMFISRKHLTKIIVEVFNKSPKQIIAEAIVLEAKVLLKNPKYSVSDVVTELNFIDTSVFSKFFKNYAGVSPTTFIASN; encoded by the coding sequence ATGAGTGATTATATTCAACTTTATTCAATTGATAATATTTTAAGAACTTACAAAGAAGAAGCAACTGATCGTCGGTTAGCAATCTTTGACGTAGGTCCTGAAAACAATTATTATTTTGTAAAACGAAAACCTTATAAGTTTACGTCGCTTGGGTTGATTTTAATTACTGCAGGAACATGTGAAATCACAGTAAATTTAGAACCAACGTTAATTAAGCGTGATGATATTATTGTGGTTCTTCCAGGTCAGTTGTTCGAGATTATAGAACACTCGGTTGATTTTGCTGTTCAAGCAATCTTCATTGATTCAGATTTGATTATTGAAGCTGGTTTTCACGTGAAATCCAATAATTTAGTAGAGTTTTTGTCGTCTAAATATCCTAAAATCATTTCTTTAGATAAAAAGATTGTACGTGATATGCGTTACAATTTGAACAAGATTAGTAAATACACCATCAAGAACGAAAATATTTTTGCAAAAGATTTGGTTTTACATCATTTTTCGGTCTTGATGTACGAGATGGGAAATTACTACAACCAAGCTGTAATGGCAAAAAGTACTACGAAAGAAGTCAGAAAGGAGGAATTAGCTAAACAGTTTTTGTATTTAGTTTCAACTCATTTTCGTCGTCAGCGTAATGTACAGTTTTATGCAGATGAAATGTTTATTAGTCGTAAGCATTTAACCAAAATTATCGTTGAAGTCTTTAATAAATCGCCTAAACAAATCATTGCCGAAGCCATTGTCTTAGAAGCAAAGGTCTTGCTAAAGAACCCAAAATATAGTGTTTCTGATGTTGTGACAGAATTAAATTTTATAGACACCTCAGTTTTTAGTAAATTTTTCAAAAATTATGCAGGTGTTTCACCAACAACTTTCATCGCTTCTAACTAA
- a CDS encoding 2-hydroxyacid dehydrogenase produces the protein MSVALIFNQKPTEEWQRNLQELLPDTKVEVYPNISNSDDVEFIATWKPHRNYVAEFPNLKVVQSVGAGIDHLLHTKIPDSIKVSRIVDPALKQEMFEHVLACVMTSMKNLLTYYKDQVRKEWKPTTYQNIKETTITILGLGEIGKLVAEQFVALGFQVKGWSNSPKNINGVESFAGKEGLNVAISKTNFIVNILPLTGDTEGILNKDFFKECSAHTVLVNVGRGAHLDEKDLLIAIEEKQIKEAYLDVFIEEPLPENHPFWSNENVYVTPHIASVTNATTALKQVADNYNRMKNNETLLNEVSLERGY, from the coding sequence ATGAGTGTAGCCTTAATATTCAATCAAAAACCAACAGAAGAATGGCAAAGAAATTTACAAGAATTGTTGCCAGATACGAAAGTTGAAGTTTATCCAAATATCTCAAATTCAGATGATGTAGAATTTATTGCAACTTGGAAACCGCACAGAAATTATGTGGCTGAATTTCCAAATCTAAAAGTTGTACAATCTGTTGGAGCAGGAATTGACCATTTGTTGCATACCAAAATTCCAGATTCAATAAAGGTGTCACGTATTGTTGATCCTGCTTTGAAACAAGAAATGTTTGAACATGTTTTGGCTTGTGTTATGACTTCAATGAAAAATTTGTTGACGTATTATAAAGATCAAGTTCGTAAAGAATGGAAACCTACTACTTATCAAAATATCAAGGAAACAACAATTACAATTTTAGGATTAGGTGAAATCGGAAAGTTAGTAGCAGAGCAATTTGTTGCTTTAGGTTTTCAAGTCAAAGGTTGGTCGAATTCGCCTAAAAATATAAATGGAGTAGAATCTTTTGCTGGAAAAGAAGGCTTGAATGTTGCAATTTCTAAAACTAATTTTATTGTCAATATTTTGCCTTTGACAGGTGATACAGAAGGTATTTTGAATAAAGACTTTTTTAAAGAATGTTCAGCTCATACAGTTTTGGTTAATGTTGGTCGTGGAGCACATTTGGACGAAAAGGATTTATTAATTGCAATAGAAGAAAAACAAATAAAAGAGGCGTATTTAGATGTTTTTATAGAGGAACCTTTACCTGAAAATCACCCCTTTTGGTCGAATGAAAATGTTTATGTAACACCTCATATTGCGAGTGTTACAAATGCAACAACAGCTCTAAAACAAGTTGCAGATAACTACAACAGAATGAAAAATAACGAGACTTTATTGAATGAAGTTTCATTAGAAAGGGGATATTAG